The Solanum lycopersicum chromosome 2, SLM_r2.1 DNA window AGGTTAACATATCCTAAATTGATTTATGAGAAatcttgttaattttttttccttcaattttgatatgttatatatagtcataataaataattttttttttcttaatagacgctataatatttttaaaaatcaagtaAAACAATTAATCTTAGTAAAAATTAGGTTGGCCCATTAGGTCTTGTTGACCTGTGTATATAATTCACTACGCAATCCATTTTAACCCAAACAAATTTGGGTTAGATGGGTCTTGATCCGATTATTGTCTTAATCCATTATGACACGTCCAAATTTGACCCAAACCCACCCAATTATCACCCTTTTATGCCTATTGATTactatattttatgaattagcaattgtaaaattatttttatattatattttacgGGGAATAATTAAAAGACATGATAATTTGGTTttcttcagaaaaaaaaaatctcttaaaaaggaaaaaaaaaacgaaaacgTGGACGGCAGGATTCGAACCTGCGCGGGCAGAGCCCACATGATTTCTAGTCATGCCCGATAACCACTCCGGCACGTCCACCGGTGTGTGGCAAacgataattttaataaaatatatttgtttctctatcatattaatgtatcattCTGTGTTATTGCATTCtcatatctatttttaatatgtACTATTTAATGGCTATTAATTAGTAAATCTAggaataaaatatcaacatgacGAAATTCCATGAAATATTATATACCAACAATGAACATATCACGAAAAATTTGAGtattcaattcaaaaccttATGATAATTAATGAACCATAGTAACTCATGCAAGGAGTACGCACAATGCTAGAGTTATAGTCATTAGCCAAAAACTCGCGAGTATTcatgtaaataataaaaattacatacTTTTAAGATTATAATCTatcacttaaaatttataattacagaTATCCGTCAAAcgaatacaataatataagcgtTGATACACTATTCCGAtgtgcgagatacattaatcgttaagtaatATAcgttacattttatacatgattgCTGCGTGAGATACACCAATCTAATGCGCGAGAATGAGGAATTTTGGAGATTCGTAAAACTTATAGGGGATAATGGTAATAAGTAAACTAAAAAAAGGGATTCTGGAGATTTGTAAAACTTATAGGGTTATAATGGTAATAAGTAAAAGTTCACTTACTATCtataaataatcaaatcaaaatccaaTAAAACTACCATTTCAAAAATCCCAAATGAAACTTATAGGAGTACAAACATAACCAACACTAAttcataaacataattaaacactTTTAACAATTACCTATGAATTATAGtagtatatgaaaaaataaacaatatatatatatatatatatatatacacacacactaaATCTTAATAGGAGGGAATGAAAAATCGGACCATATGTGAAGATTAAAGGCGACAGTTAAAAGTGTAAATATACAAAAGTACAATATGGCATGAACAAGTACTGCAATGCCGCTAGTGTACATATTTCCGAATTCGCAAAATCTTGTTCTTGATGGCAACTGGAATAACAATCCTGGCGATAATAATATGAACAATCCAACAGCGATCACTGATGGCGCCCAATCTGTTcccatttttcttatatttattatgtaacgctctttgagttttttttttttgtttttttttttatatataattgatgtttttcttatacttttgtTTGTCAATAATTGCTAGTATTTTTAAGGCAATAATATGTATTTATAGTGATTTTGCTTAGTGGAGAAGGAGGGAGTGGAGGAAGAGGATCGATGCTAAACTTGAGAGTGACATGCACGCATGGTattaaaatagagaagaaaTATATGGTGTGTTATATATTACTGGAAGCTTTTGCTTTATGGAGGAAGTTGACAGAAAGTATTGGCTTTGTGTATAAGTTTCCAAAAATAATAggcaaaaaaaaagtaacaatatCTTTAAATTCAATGTTTATCATTCGATCAACTTCTTCGTGCTAGCCTCTGGTTTACTATCACGTTTTCATATGTATACTATATAGAATGAATCAACTAGAACATATAGGAGAATTAAATATGGAATGTGAATTATATCATTTGTGTAAACGGTACTGTTGAAAGCCTAGCTCATCTTTATCCATTCTAGTTAGCAGTCCCAGCTTCGTATCAAGATCACTATCAtcaattattattgttttctaaAATTAGTTGCTACGTGCTCCTATTACTATGATATAGGAGTGGTTAATTtagttttatctttttaaaaaagttatgcCAAGATAATTCATAGATTGCCCAACAAATTGTTTATTTGTGATTATCGCGAATTGAATAACAATCAAATTACTacatttatgatatttataatcaaattactaaatttcATCGTGGACCCTCAATTTTATCAATTGCAATAACTTAAATCAAGTTTAATATCTAATTTAGATAGGATTCCAAAAAGTTGGTAGGTACACTGGAATAATTTAAATCTTACTTTCTCCgttcatttttaattgttatggtttctatttttaaagtcaaactCTAAGAActttaaaatgtgttttttcatcatattaatatgcgaaaaattataatttaatacttttcatatagttttttaatatctaaactttttgtttaaaatatcaaattaatgtaatctaatttaactttaaaaattaatcaaatagaCTTTCGAAAAGCataacatgataaataaaaacaaacataGCGAATAAATCGTTAAATGCGGAAAACTCTATTGTAGAAATTGTAGCTATATAGATATTTATAAATTGTTTAATAACATCACATATTTCAAAAGGAAAATTTCATACCCAATCAAACAGTGCTACATAAATTAAGACGAAGTGACTCATTCATTCTACGTACAATACTTACTCCATCAAATTATGTTTGATCATTTTGAAgtcttaaattaatttaaagtttaaaataaatacaatactttttttttaattaaacacATATAATAGGTGCATATAGCAATGTTAAAAACACTGCGCCTTCCGTTCAGAATTAACACGTTCAAGCCTAAAACGCTCCTGAACACTTGATATGTAGCTAGCTGCTTTTAGATCTACGCTTTCATTGTCGAGTGTAGTCTTGGCATAGTAAGTAGTAGCAGTACCAGTACTGCTACTACTATTAGAGTACTCACGATCGTGAGTACTCGGATCAGGTGGTACgtaaaatgaaattttgggCTTATGTGGAACAGTCACTTGCTCCTGGTTCAGTATGAAATCTACTGCAGCACTAGTAGTACTTGATGATGAGAAAGTAGTACTATTTGGATTATAAGGAACCAATTTTTGCTTAATTGGCTGATGATTCTGATtctgatgaagatgatgaataGTTGAAGGACGGTCCATCACTTGATTCGCGATGAATACGTCGTGTTGAATCGGTTTAGATGCTACAGCGGCTGCTCGGTACAAAGACTTCACTAGCTTCCCGAGTCCTAATCGCTTGCGGCTCGATTCCATCGTCGTATTATTTTGTTCAAATTATACTAGTTCGCTAGATATTTGTTTGAGTACTCTGTTTTGATCGTACTGAGGCATTCGAGAGGTGTTTATATAGTGGGGGGAAAATTGGGgatttgaataattaaattgCATTATTGCTGCAAGTTGATATACTCATGATAAGCTAGGTAATATTATATTGTTCTTTAATTTAAGCTATATCCAATATCTGTCTTCGTCTTcgtttaattaataatttatctgGAATCTTACTTTTTGGTATAACATGTGTTTCTTTAGAGACTACCAATAGaagctaaaaaagaaaaaaaagagagatttATAAATATCTAGAAGCATAAATGCATAATTCCTTATTTCatgttattaaattaataaaaaggaaaaaatgtacTTTGTGAGAATTGATTTTCACGATCTTTCGGGTAAATAACTTAATAACAAGGatttaaaatattgtgttttgatgaatttaaggttttaattaataaagtggtGAGTAAAAGAGTCTAACCAATAAACGGAATCAAGTACAATGTCATCAGGTCATTTcaccttttaaaaaaatataaatataaaatatctagTTTTGCAGAGAGACTATGAATTTATGTGCCCATATATTTTTACATGTAAATTCACCTAtgcatattataaattaatgatgaagacaaatttttcattaaagtgattcaatatatacacaaaaaaatttcaacatctaTTGTGTATAGTATTTAACAAAATCTTTTTAGGAGTTCTTTCACTatatctcataaggtcgttatattgattttgaaaatttatctaaTAAAGTCATTAAAATTCAATTGTATTGATGAACCGTTACATATTTCTGCATCATTTTAATTGGGCGTGCTATCGATATTTTAACAAAATCACATAAGAATCAAATTCACTTTACAATTTTGTACTAGTTGTTATGTAACCTGATAAGAACAGTGTCTTTGTCACCATGAGTTAATTTTCAGCATCAATGTTACTGTCAAAGAAATGGATTATAAATTGGCTGGCTGATTATGCTAGTCATTCTCCTATTATAGATTATTTATACAGATAACAAATGTAAAACTATAAGACATGATTGACAAGGAATGAAAAGCAGAGGATGCAATCGTACAGAGTGTAATTTTCAGGGAATATAATCACGATACgataatttatgattaaagatagaattattatctttttgaaaatatatatgctGGTATTTTGTCTTCGGATAAGATATTCTAGTATTTTACACCAAGACCACAAAGTCGCACATTTCACTTATTCAACAGCGAATTTGGCTAAGCTAATTTTAAGGAACTTCTAAAGTATGAAGGGGTAGTTTGTTAGTGGTTTGGAGGTGAGTtatctaaatataaatatttgtattataaataatattaattttttcgtgtaaaaaagaatgattctattttctttttaatctgtttaaaaaaagaatgaccgttttctttttttgacaatactttaatttcaacttttcacatgacatgtttaaaatcACAAGATCAAAAGACATTttagtacatttgacataactttaatttaggatcacaaaattaaaaaatcttctttcttttcttaaactctattccaagtcaaactaactcattcttttttaaacgaaagGACTATATATTTGACAGTTGATGGGAAATAAGTATTTACCTATAAAAATGTTCAGAGAGAATTCGTATGCATAATCTctctgttttaatttatgtggaACAATTTGACAATGTatgaagtttaagaaataagaaagcAATGTTACATTTACTAGATTTTCCTTATTAAACTAATTTTGTTAAAACTAGAAAATGGCTATGGAAAAGGATTAACTCTCAAGACTTGTAAAAATAACGTCTCAATTACTCCCTCTCCAAaggttcaaatatttttcaattaactcTCCTACTCGATAATTGAACAAATAGTTATAAATAGGACAATGAACAGTTAATTAGTTAATCACGagcaaatatatatacatgacatgcaaaatagagaaaataagaGGGAAAAGAACGTAACGAGGAATGCTGCCAGTTGCTAAGTAAGGAAATATCAGATACGCAGgtacatttatataatttacttgtatgtttgtataatttatgtatttttgaatAATTGAGTATTATAAAGTtttgaaattatacaaatattataaaattcgAAATAGTAAATTGATACAAATGTAAACATatgaactttaaaatttatacaaattagggaaacttacataaatatactatgataaaaaaatatttaccatttatagcaataacattttttttccacatgatcacttttaattcatttataataaaagtttaatacatattacaaagaacaatttattattcacatataatacaggTTTCAATGatggataatatatttatgacacattttaatacacttataataaaatatgttaaatttttaccaaataaacatcatatatttcaaaaaacaattataattcatatatattgcatacgtAATTCACGTTTAATTCATATTACTGATGTAACATAGCAttgttataaatggtaatacattaaaagtattgctaaaatcagtaattatttattaaaatgtattaatttatgtaatttttcctacaaaaaattatatcatataaattatattatacaaaatccGAAAACTACACAGTTATACAAACTTTTAAAAGCTATACACAAAAAGATTGAATTAATACGGAGATAAAGCTAAGAAATCAAAGGgaatcatcatcatatacaaatacaaatcaaaagaaaaattgttagttgtgaattatacaaacgtGGCGAATTATATTaatgtgactaattatacaaaatcGAAGTTCAGCCATGTGATTAATGGTTAATATTAATCGCAATTGGTAATTATATAAACATATACCTATATATAATACTAATTAAGTGGTATACAAGTTTACTTAGCCGCATAATTTTCCCAATGATTAATATTAAAACTTgagtaactttcacatatagcaaacataaaaatcatatttgtatgttatacctattgtttgcataattgcgctccataacaaacataaatatgtatattttgttatgcatatacaaaagaaagtagttatataattttgttatatatatacaaaaggaaacaattgtataatctgctttgatatacatatataaaagatcaattatataatctgtgtttgtataaagcgagaaaaagagaaagacaaaagaaaactgaGCAGGTGAagatcatatttgtataatcataagtgtattggacgaaaatatatgcatttgtatttgtatatactaTTTTTTCTCGCTTTTACAAACACAATGtataaatttgtgtttgtataaagtgagagaggcgagtgagcgagcgagatttgggagagtggcgagagAGATCCGGGAGAAtgaaacgaaaatatatgtatacatataattttctctcgctttatacaaacacaaatgcattttatacatttgcatttatgtataaaagtgagagagaCGAGTAG harbors:
- the LOC101246593 gene encoding uncharacterized protein; amino-acid sequence: MGTDWAPSVIAVGLFILLSPGLLFQLPSRTRFCEFGNMYTSGIAVLVHAILYFCIFTLLTVAFNLHIWSDFSFPPIKI